In one Streptomyces sp. NBC_01288 genomic region, the following are encoded:
- a CDS encoding ABC transporter permease/substrate binding protein, whose amino-acid sequence MPRLPLGDWVDSGVDWLLAHMSWLFDAIKTVVEGMYDGINAVLTAPEPLLLAGILAVIAWWLRGLVAGVLAFAGFLLIDSLDLWDRAMSTLALVLVATVIALVISIPLGIWAARSKTVSAVVRPALDLLQTMPSMVLLIPAILFFGLGTSAGVIATLIFALAPGVRMTELGIRQVDAELVEAAEAFGTSPRDTLLRVQLPLALPTIMAGINQVIMLGLSMVVIAGMVGTGGLGGAVNEAIGQLDIGFGFEAGVGIVVLAIYLDRMTSALGTQISPLGRRAAAKARAAGNEKPWNYRPRPAFAVIGVVVLALVASGIGVFGSSPGTKATSATDVGKGKNITIGYIPWDEGIASTFLWKEILEERGYKVTTTQYAAGPLYTGVATGQVDFQTDAWLPTTHAEYWKKYGKQLDDLGSWYGSTSLELTVPAYMKDVNTLADLKTHASEFDGKITGIEPSAGMMGLLKTKVLKEYGLQGSYDVVDGSTPAMLAELKRAYAKKQPIVVTLWSPHWAYSDYKLKKLKDPKNAWGKGDGVHTVARKGFADDNPDVGTWLKDFRMTESQLTGLEAQIQKSGKGEEQDAVRTWLKQHPGLVDQLAPVTKNQKSR is encoded by the coding sequence ATGCCTAGGCTCCCGCTCGGCGACTGGGTCGACTCCGGTGTCGACTGGCTCCTCGCCCACATGTCCTGGCTCTTCGACGCGATCAAGACGGTCGTCGAGGGCATGTACGACGGCATCAACGCGGTCCTCACCGCCCCCGAACCCCTGCTCCTCGCGGGCATCCTCGCCGTGATCGCCTGGTGGCTGCGCGGACTGGTCGCCGGTGTCCTGGCCTTCGCCGGGTTCCTGCTCATCGACTCGCTCGACCTGTGGGACCGGGCCATGTCGACGCTCGCCCTGGTGCTCGTGGCGACCGTCATCGCCCTGGTGATCTCGATCCCGCTGGGCATCTGGGCGGCCCGCTCCAAGACGGTCAGCGCGGTCGTACGGCCCGCACTCGACCTGCTCCAGACGATGCCGTCGATGGTGCTGCTGATCCCGGCGATCCTCTTCTTCGGCCTCGGCACCTCCGCCGGCGTCATCGCCACCCTGATCTTCGCGCTCGCCCCCGGCGTCCGCATGACCGAGCTGGGCATCCGCCAGGTCGACGCCGAACTCGTCGAAGCGGCCGAGGCGTTCGGCACCTCACCGCGCGACACCCTGCTGCGCGTCCAGCTGCCCCTCGCCCTCCCGACGATCATGGCGGGCATCAACCAGGTCATCATGCTCGGCCTGTCGATGGTCGTCATCGCCGGCATGGTCGGCACCGGCGGCCTCGGCGGCGCCGTCAACGAGGCCATCGGCCAGCTCGACATCGGCTTCGGCTTCGAGGCGGGCGTCGGCATCGTCGTCCTCGCCATCTACCTCGACCGCATGACCAGCGCGCTCGGCACCCAGATCTCCCCGCTGGGCCGCCGCGCCGCCGCGAAGGCCCGCGCGGCAGGCAACGAGAAGCCCTGGAACTACCGCCCCCGCCCCGCGTTCGCCGTGATCGGCGTGGTCGTCCTCGCCCTCGTCGCCAGCGGCATCGGCGTCTTCGGCTCCTCCCCCGGCACCAAGGCGACCTCCGCCACGGACGTCGGCAAGGGCAAGAACATCACCATCGGCTACATCCCCTGGGACGAGGGCATCGCCTCCACCTTCCTCTGGAAGGAGATCCTGGAGGAGCGCGGCTACAAGGTGACGACCACCCAGTACGCGGCAGGCCCGCTGTACACCGGTGTCGCCACCGGCCAGGTCGACTTCCAGACCGACGCCTGGCTGCCCACCACGCACGCCGAGTACTGGAAGAAGTACGGCAAGCAGCTCGACGACCTCGGCAGCTGGTACGGCTCCACGTCCCTGGAGCTGACCGTCCCGGCGTACATGAAGGACGTCAACACCCTGGCGGACCTCAAGACCCACGCCTCCGAGTTCGACGGCAAGATCACCGGCATCGAACCGAGCGCCGGAATGATGGGCCTCCTCAAGACCAAGGTCCTCAAGGAGTACGGCCTCCAGGGCTCCTACGACGTCGTCGACGGCTCGACCCCGGCGATGCTGGCCGAGCTGAAGCGGGCGTACGCCAAGAAGCAGCCGATCGTCGTCACGCTCTGGTCGCCGCACTGGGCGTACAGCGACTACAAGCTGAAGAAGCTCAAGGACCCCAAGAACGCCTGGGGCAAGGGCGACGGCGTGCACACCGTGGCGCGCAAGGGCTTCGCCGACGACAACCCCGACGTCGGCACGTGGCTGAAGGACTTCAGGATGACCGAGAGCCAGCTCACCGGTCTTGAGGCGCAGATCCAGAAGTCGGGCAAGGGCGAGGAGCAGGACGCCGTCCGCACCTGGCTGAAGCAACACCCGGGCCTCGTCGACCAGTTGGCGCCGGTCACGAAGAACCAGAAGAGCCGGTAG
- a CDS encoding helix-turn-helix domain-containing protein produces MGDHKEQPLRVGAAVRRRRRALSLTLAVVAERSGLSVPFLSQVENDRARPSRSSLEKVADALRTTAVELLAAADPACSVDVVRAEEPESVGAPRMRSLVRGHHQLHASEFTGDHDAGREFQHRNDELMYVADGAVEIEAEGRAYRLVRGDTMYLTGGVRHRWRATVPDTRVVVVAVAEHIEAVQDRQR; encoded by the coding sequence ATGGGCGACCACAAAGAACAGCCCCTTCGGGTGGGCGCGGCCGTACGGCGACGCCGCCGCGCGCTGTCCCTGACCCTCGCCGTCGTGGCCGAACGCAGCGGCCTGTCGGTGCCCTTCCTGAGCCAGGTCGAGAACGACCGGGCCCGCCCCAGCCGAAGCTCCCTGGAGAAGGTGGCCGACGCCCTGCGCACCACGGCCGTCGAACTTCTCGCCGCCGCCGACCCCGCGTGCAGCGTCGACGTCGTACGCGCGGAGGAGCCCGAGTCGGTCGGGGCACCCCGGATGCGTTCCCTGGTACGCGGTCACCACCAGTTGCACGCCTCGGAGTTCACCGGTGACCATGACGCCGGGCGTGAATTCCAGCACCGGAACGACGAGTTGATGTACGTCGCGGACGGCGCCGTGGAGATCGAGGCGGAGGGGCGTGCGTACCGGTTGGTGCGCGGCGACACCATGTACCTCACCGGAGGCGTCCGTCACCGCTGGCGGGCGACCGTGCCGGACACCCGGGTGGTCGTGGTCGCGGTGGCCGAGCACATCGAGGCGGTCCAGGACCGCCAGCGCTGA
- a CDS encoding helical backbone metal receptor: MRVVSLVPSLTEAIAVSLPGVLVGATDWCSHPADLDVTRVGGTKNPKLDPILALAPDLVIANEEENRESDLTALREAGVEVLVTEVRDVPQAFRELARVLDACGAPTRPRWLDDAERAWAELPAPARRSTAVVPIWRRPWMVLGRDTFAGDVLSRLGVDHVYATHAERYPRATVDELRAAAPDLVVLPDEPYRFTADDGPEAFAGLPCALVSGRHLTWYGPSLGEAPRVLGAALRAAHR; encoded by the coding sequence ATGCGCGTCGTCTCTCTCGTGCCGTCGCTCACGGAGGCGATCGCCGTATCGCTTCCGGGAGTTCTGGTCGGCGCGACGGACTGGTGCAGTCACCCGGCCGACCTCGACGTGACGCGCGTGGGCGGCACCAAGAACCCGAAACTCGACCCGATCCTCGCCCTCGCCCCCGACTTGGTGATCGCCAACGAGGAGGAGAACCGTGAGTCGGACCTGACTGCCTTGCGCGAGGCGGGTGTTGAGGTCCTGGTCACCGAGGTGCGTGACGTCCCGCAGGCATTCCGCGAACTCGCCCGGGTTCTCGACGCGTGCGGAGCGCCGACCCGCCCACGCTGGCTGGACGACGCGGAGCGGGCATGGGCTGAACTCCCGGCTCCCGCACGCCGATCGACCGCCGTCGTCCCCATCTGGCGCCGTCCCTGGATGGTGCTGGGCCGGGACACCTTCGCGGGCGATGTGCTGTCCCGGCTGGGAGTGGACCACGTGTACGCGACGCACGCCGAGCGCTATCCGCGTGCCACGGTCGACGAACTGCGGGCTGCGGCACCGGACTTGGTGGTCCTCCCGGACGAGCCGTACCGTTTCACGGCCGACGACGGCCCGGAGGCGTTCGCGGGTCTGCCCTGCGCGCTCGTCAGCGGCCGGCACCTCACGTGGTACGGGCCGTCACTGGGCGAAGCGCCACGGGTGCTGGGCGCGGCCCTGCGAGCAGCGCACCGCTGA
- a CDS encoding TDT family transporter, which produces MVTAVRHLGPNWYASVMGTAIVATAGAGLPLHLPGLRTACTAVWALSLAMLLALLAARTLHWTHHRDQARAHLLDPAMAPFYGCLAMALLAVGGGTLVVGQDWIGLRTAVVLDSVLFGAGTLIGLTAAVAVPYLMAVRHKVHPSQATPVWLLPVVAPMVSAALGPLLVPHLPPGQPRETLLLACFAMFGLSLLATLLMLPLVFARLVTGGPLPLALTPTLFLVLGPLGQSTTAVGKFADFAPGVVPAPSAQGFSLLAVLYGVPVMGFALLWLGLATAHVVRARRHGMRFTMTWWAFTFPVGTCVTGAESLARHTGLAVYDGLAIVLYGVLVAAWATAAVHTARGLLSGALLAGPRPAPVALRPVTARTT; this is translated from the coding sequence ATGGTCACCGCCGTTCGTCATCTCGGACCCAACTGGTACGCCTCCGTCATGGGCACCGCCATCGTCGCCACGGCCGGTGCCGGGCTCCCGCTCCACCTCCCGGGACTGCGCACGGCCTGCACCGCCGTCTGGGCCCTCTCCCTCGCGATGCTGCTGGCCCTGCTCGCCGCCCGCACCCTGCACTGGACCCACCACCGCGACCAGGCCCGCGCCCATCTCCTCGACCCGGCGATGGCCCCCTTCTACGGCTGCCTCGCGATGGCCCTGCTGGCGGTGGGCGGCGGCACCCTGGTCGTAGGCCAGGACTGGATCGGGCTCCGGACGGCGGTCGTACTCGACTCCGTGCTGTTCGGCGCCGGGACGCTCATCGGGCTCACGGCCGCCGTCGCCGTCCCGTACCTGATGGCCGTACGGCACAAGGTGCACCCTTCCCAGGCGACCCCCGTGTGGCTGCTGCCCGTCGTCGCGCCCATGGTGTCCGCCGCGCTCGGCCCACTCCTCGTGCCCCACCTGCCGCCCGGACAGCCCCGGGAGACGCTGCTCCTCGCGTGCTTCGCGATGTTCGGACTGAGCCTGCTGGCAACGCTGTTGATGCTGCCGCTGGTCTTCGCCCGGCTCGTCACCGGCGGACCGCTGCCCCTCGCGCTCACCCCGACGCTGTTCCTGGTCCTGGGCCCGCTGGGCCAATCCACCACCGCAGTAGGCAAGTTCGCGGACTTCGCCCCAGGCGTCGTACCGGCCCCCTCCGCCCAGGGCTTCAGCCTCCTCGCCGTCCTCTACGGCGTCCCCGTCATGGGCTTCGCCCTGCTCTGGCTCGGCCTCGCCACCGCACACGTCGTCCGCGCCCGCCGCCACGGCATGCGCTTCACAATGACCTGGTGGGCGTTCACCTTCCCGGTCGGCACCTGCGTCACCGGCGCCGAATCCCTGGCCCGCCACACCGGCCTCGCCGTCTACGACGGGCTCGCGATCGTCCTCTACGGCGTCCTGGTCGCCGCCTGGGCCACCGCCGCCGTGCACACGGCCCGCGGCCTGCTCAGCGGTGCGCTGCTCGCAGGGCCGCGCCCAGCACCCGTGGCGCTTCGCCCAGTGACGGCCCGTACCACGTGA
- a CDS encoding LysR family transcriptional regulator, translated as MSGSETEDQRGGSIAHRVPDLGALELLLAVARLGSLGAAARELGITQPAASSRIRSMERQLGVALVDRSPRGSTLTDAGALVTDWARRVVEAAAAFDAGAQALRHRRDSRLRVAASMTIAEYLLPGWLLALRSQRPDTAVSLLAGNSTTVAERLLADEADLGFVEGLSVPAGLDSTVIAHDHLIVVTAPTHPWARRQRPVPAAELASTPLILREEGSGTRQVLDAALGGLARPLIELSSTTAVKASAVSGAGPAVLSELAVGEELSMRRLVRIPVEGITLARDLRAVWPTGHRPTGPARELLSLTQG; from the coding sequence ATGAGCGGGAGTGAGACGGAAGATCAGCGCGGCGGGTCGATCGCGCACCGGGTGCCGGACCTCGGGGCGCTGGAGCTGTTGCTGGCGGTGGCCCGGCTCGGCAGCCTCGGCGCCGCGGCCCGCGAACTGGGCATCACGCAGCCGGCCGCCAGCAGCCGTATCCGCTCCATGGAACGACAGCTCGGCGTGGCCCTGGTCGACCGTTCACCGCGCGGCTCGACCCTGACCGACGCCGGTGCCCTGGTCACGGACTGGGCCCGCCGGGTCGTCGAGGCGGCGGCTGCCTTCGACGCGGGTGCCCAGGCGCTACGACACCGTCGCGACTCCCGGCTCCGCGTAGCCGCCAGCATGACCATCGCCGAGTACCTGCTCCCCGGCTGGCTCCTCGCCCTGCGCTCCCAACGCCCGGACACAGCCGTCTCGTTGCTGGCCGGCAACTCGACCACGGTCGCGGAACGGCTCCTCGCCGACGAGGCCGACCTGGGCTTCGTGGAGGGCCTGTCCGTGCCCGCGGGACTGGACTCCACGGTGATCGCCCATGACCACCTGATCGTCGTGACCGCCCCGACCCACCCGTGGGCCCGCCGCCAACGCCCGGTCCCGGCGGCGGAGTTGGCGTCGACGCCGCTGATCCTGCGGGAGGAGGGCTCGGGCACGCGGCAGGTACTGGACGCGGCGCTGGGTGGCCTGGCCCGGCCTCTCATCGAGTTGTCGTCCACCACGGCGGTCAAGGCGTCGGCGGTGAGCGGAGCGGGGCCCGCGGTGTTGAGCGAACTCGCCGTGGGGGAGGAGCTGTCGATGCGGAGGCTGGTGCGTATCCCCGTCGAAGGGATCACTCTCGCCCGGGACTTGAGAGCGGTGTGGCCCACCGGGCACCGGCCGACGGGACCGGCGCGGGAACTGCTCTCGCTGACGCAGGGCTAA